Proteins encoded by one window of Polaribacter haliotis:
- a CDS encoding DUF3810 domain-containing protein, giving the protein MKVNKKHLFLTIFLPIQVLLVQLAAKNPAFIETYYSNGIYPFISSFLRIILGWIPFSFGDILLAFGLFIFLRFLYRLIKSRFKNFIYKIIHFTSILSIIYFCFYLFWGLNYYREPLAKNLKYQQTKYTTEQLQKVTENIIEKLNFYQYEITKNDTIKVENSYHQKEMYKMAVAGYKNLEADFPQLKYKYTSVKSSLMSLLQTYNGTSGYLNPLTGEAQVNSRIPKTSYPTTVCHEMAHQIGYAAENEANFVGFLAANYNDDIYFKYASYRMAFGYCISEIRKRDRNLSKELWKRVNKGITKDFNASYLFWQNYKNPFEPVIKKGYSAYLKANKQAKGVESYNYVVDLLISYFETSEEI; this is encoded by the coding sequence ATGAAAGTAAATAAAAAACATCTTTTTCTAACAATTTTTCTTCCAATTCAGGTTTTGTTGGTGCAATTGGCTGCTAAAAATCCTGCATTTATAGAAACGTATTATTCGAATGGAATTTATCCCTTTATTTCCTCTTTTTTAAGAATTATTTTGGGTTGGATTCCTTTTTCTTTTGGTGATATTTTACTGGCTTTTGGCCTATTTATTTTTCTTCGTTTTTTATACAGATTGATAAAATCTCGATTTAAAAATTTCATTTACAAAATTATTCATTTTACTTCAATTTTATCAATAATTTATTTTTGTTTTTACCTTTTTTGGGGTTTGAATTATTACAGAGAACCTTTAGCCAAAAACTTAAAATACCAACAAACAAAATATACAACAGAACAGCTTCAAAAAGTAACAGAAAACATTATTGAAAAGTTGAATTTTTATCAATATGAAATCACAAAAAACGATACAATAAAAGTCGAAAATAGCTATCATCAAAAAGAAATGTATAAAATGGCAGTTGCTGGTTATAAAAACTTGGAAGCAGATTTCCCACAATTAAAATACAAATATACATCTGTAAAAAGTTCTTTAATGAGTTTGTTACAAACCTATAATGGAACTTCTGGTTACTTAAATCCTTTAACTGGAGAAGCCCAAGTAAATAGTAGAATTCCTAAAACAAGTTACCCAACAACTGTCTGTCATGAAATGGCGCATCAAATTGGTTATGCCGCAGAAAATGAGGCTAATTTTGTCGGTTTTTTAGCTGCCAATTATAATGATGATATTTATTTTAAATATGCGAGTTATAGAATGGCTTTTGGATATTGTATTTCAGAAATTAGAAAACGAGATCGAAATTTATCAAAAGAACTTTGGAAAAGAGTAAACAAAGGAATTACCAAAGATTTTAATGCGAGTTATTTGTTTTGGCAAAATTATAAAAATCCTTTTGAGCCGGTTATTAAAAAAGGATATAGCGCTTATTTAAAAGCCAATAAACAAGCTAAGGGAGTTGAGTCTTATAATTATGTGGTGGATTTATTAATTTCTTATTTTGAAACTTCCGAAGAAATCTAA
- the dnaB gene encoding replicative DNA helicase, with protein sequence MEKTNAVAGKKIDKARIISLEKGKIPPQAVELEEAVLGAMMIDKKGMDDVIDVLSPEAFYDQKHQEIYDTINQLFQNSEPIDLLTVSNLLKKNGKLEFVGGDFYLIRLTQKVASSAHIEFHARIILQKYIQRKLISISSEIIENAYDDGTDVFELLDDAEAKLFEVTQGNLKKSSEDAGSLVKQALKKIQEIGNQEGMSGLATGFTKLDALTSGWQPSDLVIIAARPGMGKTAFVISMAKNMAIDFNHGVAVFSLEMSSVQLITRMISSETGLTSEKLRKGNLEPHEWEQLNVKVKKLSDAPIFIDDTPSLSVFDLRAKARRLVSQHNVRIIVIDYLQLMTAGGKAGGNREQEISMISRNLKALAKELEVPVIALSQLSRAVETRGGSKRPLLSDLRESGAIEQDADIVSFIFRPEYYGMTEWDDDEHTPCEGQGEFIVAKHRNGGLDNIRLKFTGHLAKFSDLEEGFSSEFQSSMNADFPEDPFAGAGGVDPKDAFGDDDVPF encoded by the coding sequence ATGGAAAAAACGAATGCAGTCGCAGGCAAAAAAATAGATAAGGCAAGAATTATTAGTCTGGAAAAAGGTAAGATTCCTCCACAGGCAGTGGAATTGGAAGAAGCTGTTTTGGGTGCAATGATGATTGACAAAAAAGGAATGGATGATGTAATTGACGTTTTAAGTCCAGAAGCATTTTACGATCAAAAACATCAAGAAATTTACGATACTATTAATCAATTATTCCAAAATTCGGAACCAATTGACTTGTTAACAGTTTCTAACTTGTTGAAAAAGAATGGAAAGTTAGAATTTGTTGGTGGTGATTTCTATTTAATTCGTTTAACACAAAAAGTTGCTTCTTCTGCACACATCGAATTCCATGCAAGAATTATTCTTCAGAAATACATTCAACGTAAATTAATTTCGATTTCCAGCGAAATTATAGAAAATGCTTATGATGATGGAACTGATGTTTTCGAATTATTAGACGATGCAGAAGCAAAGTTATTCGAAGTTACACAAGGAAACTTAAAAAAAAGTTCGGAAGATGCAGGTTCTTTAGTAAAACAAGCATTAAAGAAAATCCAAGAAATTGGAAACCAAGAAGGAATGTCTGGTTTGGCAACAGGTTTTACAAAATTAGATGCGTTAACTTCAGGTTGGCAACCATCCGATTTAGTAATTATTGCTGCAAGACCTGGTATGGGAAAAACGGCTTTTGTAATTTCCATGGCAAAAAATATGGCGATTGATTTTAATCATGGAGTTGCAGTATTTTCTTTAGAGATGTCTTCTGTTCAGTTGATTACACGTATGATTTCTTCGGAAACAGGTTTAACTTCAGAAAAATTAAGAAAAGGAAATTTAGAGCCACATGAATGGGAACAATTAAACGTAAAAGTTAAGAAATTATCTGATGCTCCTATTTTTATAGATGATACTCCATCACTTTCAGTGTTCGATTTACGTGCAAAAGCACGAAGATTAGTTTCGCAACATAATGTTAGAATTATTGTAATTGATTATTTACAATTAATGACTGCTGGTGGAAAAGCAGGTGGAAATCGTGAACAAGAAATCTCTATGATTTCGAGAAATTTAAAAGCGTTGGCGAAAGAATTAGAAGTGCCTGTAATTGCACTTTCTCAATTATCGCGTGCTGTAGAAACGCGTGGAGGATCTAAAAGACCTTTATTATCCGATTTACGTGAATCTGGAGCAATTGAGCAAGATGCAGATATTGTATCGTTTATTTTTCGTCCAGAATATTATGGAATGACAGAATGGGATGATGATGAACACACGCCTTGTGAAGGGCAAGGAGAGTTTATTGTCGCAAAACACAGAAATGGTGGTTTAGATAATATTCGACTAAAATTTACAGGACATTTGGCAAAATTCTCCGATTTAGAAGAAGGTTTTAGTAGTGAATTCCAATCTTCTATGAATGCAGATTTTCCTGAAGATCCATTTGCTGGAGCTGGAGGAGTAGATCCAAAAGATGCTTTTGGTGATGATGATGTGCCTTTCTAG
- a CDS encoding asparagine synthetase B produces MKKLITILTFLLISNSIWASFIYVPMSNDNQKNHLKAYGIVYFGLEAGLKSKWLLNYDGGAFLIENNKIIENECKIRGVSYQVISDAKAQIILQEISAPSSNQDAVTLEKAPKIAVYSPKDKMPWDDAVTMVLTYAEIPFDVIYDKDVLEDKLLIYEWLHLHHEDFTGQYGRFYGSFRTAPWYIEGKQRAEKLATELGYSKVSQEKLSVAKKIRDYVVGGGFMFAMCSATDSFDIALSAEGVDIAEAMFDGDASEPNYQSKINFNKTFAFKNFDLIRNPTTYEFSTIDMTRKRKIPKTSDYFSLVEFSAKWDPVPTMLTQNHTVLVKGFMGQTTSFDRNTVKSNVLVLGENKVNREARYIHGTKGKGMFTFYGGHDPEDYTHRVGDPKTELDLHPTSPGYRLILNNVLFPAAKKKKQKT; encoded by the coding sequence ATGAAAAAACTCATAACAATATTAACATTCTTATTAATCTCAAACTCAATTTGGGCATCATTTATATATGTGCCTATGAGCAACGATAATCAGAAAAATCATTTAAAAGCTTACGGAATTGTTTATTTCGGTTTAGAAGCTGGTTTAAAATCGAAATGGTTATTAAATTACGATGGAGGTGCATTTTTAATAGAGAACAACAAAATTATAGAAAATGAATGTAAAATTCGTGGCGTTTCTTATCAAGTAATTTCCGATGCAAAAGCACAAATTATTTTGCAAGAAATTTCTGCACCAAGTTCGAATCAAGATGCTGTAACTTTAGAAAAAGCACCAAAAATTGCAGTGTATTCTCCAAAAGACAAAATGCCTTGGGACGATGCTGTAACTATGGTTTTAACCTATGCAGAAATTCCTTTCGATGTAATTTACGACAAAGACGTTTTAGAAGATAAATTATTAATTTACGAATGGTTACACTTACATCACGAAGATTTTACTGGTCAATATGGTCGATTTTATGGTTCTTTTAGAACTGCACCTTGGTATATAGAAGGCAAACAAAGAGCAGAGAAATTAGCAACCGAATTGGGGTATTCTAAAGTTTCTCAAGAAAAATTATCAGTTGCTAAAAAGATTAGAGATTATGTTGTTGGAGGTGGCTTTATGTTTGCTATGTGTTCTGCAACCGATAGTTTCGATATTGCATTGTCTGCAGAAGGCGTAGATATTGCAGAAGCAATGTTCGATGGAGATGCATCAGAACCAAATTATCAGTCGAAAATCAATTTTAATAAAACATTTGCTTTTAAAAATTTCGATTTGATTCGTAATCCAACAACCTATGAGTTTTCTACAATAGATATGACTCGTAAACGTAAAATTCCAAAAACTTCAGATTATTTTTCTTTGGTAGAATTCTCTGCAAAATGGGATCCAGTTCCAACTATGTTAACTCAAAATCATACAGTTTTAGTAAAAGGTTTTATGGGGCAAACCACTTCTTTCGATAGAAATACAGTTAAAAGTAACGTCTTGGTTTTGGGTGAAAACAAAGTAAATAGAGAAGCGCGATATATCCATGGAACCAAAGGAAAAGGGATGTTTACTTTTTACGGAGGTCATGATCCAGAGGATTATACACACAGAGTTGGCGACCCAAAAACAGAATTGGATTTACACCCAACTTCGCCAGGTTATCGTTTAATTCTTAATAATGTTTTGTTTCCAGCAGCAAAAAAGAAGAAGCAGAAAACCTAA
- a CDS encoding transketolase, with product MSTTQQLQDFTQQVRRDILRMVHKVNSGHPGGSLGCAEFITCLYQEVMDYSTDFKMDGKNEDLFFLSNGHISPVFYSVLAHSGFFPVEELNTFRLLDSRLQGHPTTHEGLPGVRIASGSLGQGMSVALGAAQAKKLNGDDKIIYTLHGDGELQEGQNWEAIMYASAKKVDNIICTIDLNEKQIDGTTDEVLAMGSLKAKFEAFDWLVLDVEKGNDIDTILAALAEAKSLTGKGKPVCILLHTEMGNGVDFMMHTHAWHGKAPSDEQLENALAQNPATLGDY from the coding sequence ATGTCAACAACACAACAATTACAAGATTTTACACAACAAGTTCGTAGAGATATATTAAGAATGGTACACAAAGTTAATTCTGGGCATCCAGGAGGTTCTTTAGGTTGTGCAGAATTTATTACTTGTTTATATCAAGAAGTAATGGATTATTCTACAGACTTTAAAATGGATGGTAAAAACGAAGATTTATTCTTTTTATCAAACGGACATATTTCACCAGTTTTTTATAGTGTTTTAGCACATAGTGGTTTTTTTCCAGTAGAAGAATTAAACACTTTTAGATTGTTAGATTCTCGTTTACAGGGACATCCAACAACTCATGAAGGTTTACCAGGAGTAAGAATTGCATCTGGTTCTTTAGGACAAGGAATGTCTGTTGCTTTAGGAGCTGCACAAGCTAAAAAGTTAAATGGAGATGATAAAATTATCTATACTTTACATGGAGATGGAGAATTGCAAGAAGGGCAAAACTGGGAAGCAATTATGTATGCATCAGCAAAAAAAGTAGATAATATTATTTGTACAATCGATTTAAACGAAAAACAAATTGATGGAACTACAGATGAAGTTTTAGCAATGGGAAGTTTAAAAGCGAAGTTCGAAGCTTTTGATTGGTTGGTTTTAGATGTAGAAAAAGGAAATGATATTGATACTATTTTAGCAGCATTAGCAGAAGCAAAATCATTAACAGGAAAAGGAAAGCCAGTTTGTATTTTATTACATACAGAAATGGGTAATGGTGTAGATTTTATGATGCATACACATGCTTGGCATGGTAAAGCACCAAGTGACGAGCAGTTAGAAAATGCTTTGGCTCAAAATCCTGCAACTTTAGGAGATTACTAA
- the bshA gene encoding N-acetyl-alpha-D-glucosaminyl L-malate synthase BshA, whose product MKIGIVCYPTFGGSGVVATELGKALANKGHEVHFITYNQPVRLDFLSHKLHFHQVVIEEYPLFEYQPYELALSSKMVEVVRKYELEVLHVHYAIPHAYAAFMAKQMLKEKGLDVRVVTTLHGTDITLVGSHPTYKTAVEFSINNSDVVTAVSNNLKETTNKLFNITKNIQVVYNFIDTEKYDNAHQEECKRSALAKPNERILTHISNFRPVKRVEDVIRIFAEVKKEIPAKLLMIGEGPEKIKAKKLAKELKIADDVFFLGNSTEVAKILCYTDVFLLPSQTESFGLAALEAMAAGTAVISTNTGGLPEVNIQGKTGYLSDLGDVEDMAKNAISILKDDAILEKFKQNAKEHTKQFSLESILPVYEDIYKSCYKVK is encoded by the coding sequence ATGAAAATAGGGATTGTTTGTTACCCAACATTTGGTGGAAGTGGAGTAGTAGCTACAGAATTAGGAAAAGCTTTGGCGAATAAAGGACATGAGGTTCATTTTATTACTTATAATCAGCCAGTTCGTTTAGATTTTCTTTCTCATAAATTGCATTTTCATCAAGTTGTAATTGAAGAATATCCACTATTCGAATACCAACCTTACGAATTAGCTTTATCGAGTAAAATGGTAGAAGTTGTTAGAAAATACGAATTGGAAGTTTTACATGTACATTATGCAATTCCTCATGCGTATGCTGCTTTTATGGCAAAACAAATGTTGAAAGAAAAAGGATTGGATGTTAGAGTTGTAACTACACTTCATGGAACAGATATTACTTTAGTTGGAAGTCACCCAACATATAAAACAGCTGTAGAATTTAGCATTAATAACTCGGATGTGGTTACTGCAGTTTCTAATAATTTAAAAGAAACCACCAATAAATTATTCAATATTACTAAAAATATTCAAGTTGTTTATAATTTTATCGATACAGAAAAATACGACAATGCACATCAAGAAGAATGTAAAAGAAGTGCACTTGCAAAACCGAATGAACGAATTCTAACACATATAAGTAACTTTAGACCTGTTAAAAGGGTAGAAGATGTAATTAGAATTTTTGCTGAAGTTAAAAAAGAAATTCCGGCTAAATTATTAATGATTGGCGAAGGTCCAGAAAAAATAAAAGCAAAAAAGTTGGCAAAAGAATTAAAAATTGCAGATGATGTTTTCTTTTTAGGGAACAGTACAGAAGTAGCTAAGATTTTATGTTATACAGATGTTTTCTTATTACCATCACAAACAGAGAGTTTTGGTTTAGCAGCTTTAGAAGCTATGGCTGCAGGAACAGCTGTTATTTCTACAAATACTGGCGGTTTGCCAGAAGTTAATATTCAAGGCAAAACTGGTTATTTAAGTGATTTAGGAGATGTAGAAGATATGGCTAAAAATGCCATTTCAATTTTAAAAGACGATGCTATTTTAGAGAAATTTAAGCAAAATGCGAAAGAGCATACCAAACAATTTTCATTAGAAAGTATTCTTCCAGTTTATGAAGATATTTATAAGTCTTGTTATAAGGTAAAATAA